One stretch of Fictibacillus sp. b24 DNA includes these proteins:
- a CDS encoding undecaprenyl-diphosphate phosphatase codes for MDWLEALILGIVQGLTEFLPVSSTGHLLLGRQVFQLEEAGLFLDSMLHIGTLIAVMTVYGKEILEVIRRPFSKIGILLIAGTIPTAIIGLAFKGFFEEISKTGITVGWEFLLTGLLLWWADSYKRNGYKGIGDITIRDALVIGTFQGAAILPAVSRSGLTIAAALFCKIDKKAAAYFSFLLSIPSIAGGVVLQSKDLFTGAQPPISFSALAIGTLASAIFGYIAVKWMIKLLQTGTLKGFAIYVWIVGIVVLVLQFSGKM; via the coding sequence ATGGATTGGCTCGAGGCCCTAATATTAGGTATTGTCCAAGGCTTAACTGAATTTTTACCTGTGAGCTCGACAGGGCACTTGCTCTTAGGAAGGCAAGTATTTCAGCTGGAGGAAGCGGGACTATTCCTTGATAGTATGCTGCATATTGGTACACTGATTGCCGTTATGACCGTCTATGGAAAAGAGATTTTAGAAGTTATAAGAAGGCCGTTCAGCAAAATCGGAATTCTGCTCATTGCAGGAACGATTCCAACTGCTATAATCGGACTGGCTTTTAAAGGTTTTTTTGAAGAAATCTCTAAAACAGGGATAACCGTCGGATGGGAGTTTTTGCTGACAGGATTATTGTTATGGTGGGCTGATTCTTATAAACGGAACGGGTACAAAGGAATTGGTGACATTACAATACGCGATGCTCTAGTGATCGGAACATTTCAAGGAGCGGCTATTCTTCCGGCAGTTTCCCGGTCTGGTCTCACAATTGCAGCGGCGTTATTTTGTAAAATCGATAAAAAAGCAGCAGCGTACTTTTCATTTTTACTCTCCATCCCATCCATTGCAGGTGGGGTTGTTCTTCAGTCAAAAGATCTTTTCACGGGTGCACAGCCACCGATCTCTTTTTCAGCGCTTGCGATTGGTACGTTAGCATCAGCAATCTTCGGATATATTGCTGTGAAATGGATGATTAAACTTCTGCAAACCGGCACGCTTAAAGGGTTTGCGATCTATGTATGGATCGTTGGAATCGTAGTTTTGGTTCTTCAATTTTCAGGAAAAATGTAA